aacagtttaatatatataaaaatatataagaaaaaaaaaactaccaaCCTCGTAGTTGGCGAGCAAAGAGGCAAATAGTGTTGCTACTCCCTGTATGATAAATTTCCGACCAACACAGGAACGTGCACCAAAGCCAAAGGGAAGAAAGGCAACATTGCCGGTTGGATCGTTCAAAACAAAGGAGCTCTCTCCTTCGTCCCCAGCATTTTCTCCTGCATCACGACACATTAAGACGCAATCTAGACCATTTTATTGCAATAAATTGTGCTGACACCACAACcttcataaaaaattcaaattgcatttttcttttgtatgcTTTTTTCTTAAGTGGttaaatataaaggaaaataatgCGTCTGGGTGGACAAAATCCCAATCCAAATAGAACTTATAgaccaaaattaaaagaaatggaaCTCTAGAAATgcattccccaaaaaaaaaggggcaataaacaaaaaagacgAACATCAAAGACTTTGTATTACATCCTCTACTCTGATAGAGTCCCAAAAAATGAAGTCTTGTTCACAGTCACTCATGAGTCATATTActcaaaaaatcaaaacatagCCAACTCCCCACTAAACTGATTAGCCCACCCTGTCGTGCAATAAGTCAAACTCAATGTTGAATGTTTAGATGCGAGTATATCAGTGACGGAATTGGAACAATAaccaataaaatttcatagacCTCTTTCAAATGAAAAGACAAAAGAGTTCCACATTTTGAAGAGTTCCAAAGGAAGGAGCTAAGCAAAAGTGGACTGAGTTGTAAGGTAGTAGATTATGCAAGCATGAAGTCCTTAAGCGTGTAGTAACTTACCTGCAAGTGATGTTCGCTGACTCATATCCGCGCCATTACAAGCCACTGATAAAAAACGGTAAGGATTGAACTTATCCGCATCACTTCCCCAACTTGAATTATCCATTTGTACCAATTTTAAGGGTACAACAACTAAAGTTCCGGTCGGTATGGTTATACCAGTCTTTAGGACCAAATCTGGGTGCAGCAGAAAAGGAAAGAGCTGACTAAACAAGCAGTGAAAAGCAATGAAGGTCAAGAGTAGTCTACAATACTGGCAGATGTATGACCATAAAGCCGAAAATCATTCACAAGTAGTTTACTTGGATGAAAATCAAGATGTGACGAGGAGAAGTAGATTTAAAATGCAACCATATGTATGCATTAGGTTAAGACAATTTAAATGCAACTCGGCTAATCTAACAAAAAAAGCTATTGAATCTGTAACATGACACTGAAAATGGGTTGGATACCATTTCAGTCCTAATTTGAAACTTGTTTTATTTCCATCCATGTAACTTCAAGTTCCAACGGTCCAAAATTAGTCTCAcattcaataaatattaaagttaGCCCCTATAATTAGTTTATGGTTaacttttcttaaaaagaaattagtcACTATTAGTCTTCCATCTATAAACTAGGGAAAGATATTCACATTGTATgctttcttaaataaaaaaaatattcttattattatttatctgaactcaataaaaattaacttcataaaaaacaaaacttaagATTTATTGTACCTACGGAGACTAATTTTTGACATTTAAAAACATGCCGACTAAAATAGAATGAGTTCCAAATTACAAGGACgaaaatggtattttaaccagtaaaataaaataaaacacgtAATGAGAATACTATAAGTAGATGGTAGCTGTACTTGAACTCACAACCCATACGTATACATTAGGTCTATACCCACCATCCCTATATTAgccaaaaataacaaattttaaaaactaaaagacaTGAGTCCGCTATTATCAATTCCTTGGCACCTCATCTTAATGTCCAATAAAAAGACCGAAAAGGACCAATGCACTACTACTTTCCATAAAGCAGCTATAGATTCTCAATACACACCAAGCTATAAAAGAAGTGAGATACCTTGTTTAAGTGAACATCTTTGTAACAGAGGCCCTGCTGGCAGAAGACGAGCAGATTCATATATAGTTGCCAACAGAAGCGGCATGTTATCAACATTTTTCTGGTGATCTTTCACCGAGCCCTGTTGTACTATATTTAGTTCTGAGTTGATCTGTATGAAGATGAATTATTCCAACTCTTTAGAATACCAACTATTTAGTCCATTAATGTGAAAAATGACTCATAAATCAATTGATAGaacaatttaacaaaaaaaaattaccttttctTGTATTTCAGGATTTGTGGCAAGCCTTCCCAAAATGGAAGCAATCAAATTTGCGGTAGTTAGACATCCATGAAACATCACACCCATAATATTTCCAATTGGTTCTTCATTAGGATTAACCTGATCATGAAGACCATAAAAGAAACAGCTATTACGCATCTCGGTAGCAGGACAGCGTGGTATGACAAATTCAGCCTCCACACCAGTacttttgatttcattttgaagGTTTTGATTCTGGGAGTGAGAGGAGAGCTTGCAATGTTTTCTACATTGCTGAACAATATCTTGTGTTAAGCATTTCAATTTCATGCACAAGCGCTGGTACCGCCAGAATCCTTGTTTCCAGAAAGGAGCAACTCTGTAGGAGGCCCAAAAGCTGGCATCTTTTGCAACCATCATCAGAAGTTCCTCATAGATGGTTGCCTtggaccaacccaaaaaaGCATCCCCAAAAAGTGTGCACCCTAACAATGTAAAAGCCAAATGTTGAGAAACCTTATTACAATCTACACCTTCTTCAATCATAATATCTTGCACTCTCCCTACAGAATAATCTACAGCCTTTGCAGGAAAAACATTAGCTCTCTGGAATAATATTTCATCTAACTTTTCTGCTAGCCACCGTCTTTTGTTTTGCACCTGTACTTGAGACGAAAAGTAAGATAATCAGCACTAATTCAAGAGTCCTAACACAATTATGTCATTTATATCAACGTGAAATAATTACATGATaaggaaaacaagaagaaattggATTCAATCTAATATGTTCTGGCCTCCACCCTAAACAGATGATTACATGGCTGCCTAGAGCAGCTCCTCCAGACATGACACGTAACTAGGTCCCATAACATACAGaaatcaaaactcaaaaagCACATTCTTACAGCCTACAGGACTCCGGTTAATGAGATCGCAATTCATACTTCAAAcgttaagaaaaaaaatcaaatgaagaagaaaattgttaCTCTCCTAAAACAAGTGACTCAATCTTTACTAATGTACTAATATTTCCTATTGATCAAATGATTGAATGAGAGACACCATCTATTTCTGCTCCCACAAAAATCAATCAGTTATATACCATAACATTTGTGGCCTTacaagaaatttgaataaaacacAAGAGGGGAAGTACAAGACTTGTACCTTCTCGAAAGAGGAAGTAAAGAGACTTGAACGCCCAAATGCCAATCTGAATGCCCTTCCTGTCAAAAGCAATTTATCCTCGGCCTTCACCAGAATTTCTTTGAGAAGAGCTGGCTCTTTTACAGACACCAAAAGCTGCATGGGACCCAACCATAGCTTGACGACTGGTCCATATTTTTTATGAGAGTCATATAATACATCTACAGGACAAAAGAGTAAAGCAATTTCAGAGGAAATATGAGTAAATACCAGATGCCATACCATTTTAGAAGATCAGATTTATGAGGGGCCAAGTAAATAAGCAAAATTTACTGATATAAGCAATTAGAAGCAGGATATGATCCTCGCTCCTCATAATTAGAACTGATATTCATTCCTTGATCGTGATTGCACTTGGCAAACTCGGACCTTATTGGAAGTTATTTCGGATATTTGATTAGAACAATATCACACTCCAAGGACAACCTGTCGTCGTTGACCCTAGCCCTTGCGCCGTTCAGAAGCAAATAGAAGGTATTTTTTGGATTAACTCGATGCGAACGAGCCACTGAGGATTTTTGTTATTACTTTCCTTTTACCATCTCTTCCCATTCAGACGTGCTATTTTTTGTTGTCCCACGGGagcatttaaaattttcatctcatcaactgaattttatttcttaacaaTAAACAGTGCAGGAACAGTCCAGTTGCTCCAAATTTGAATACACGAGTCGTTGATTCCAATCGGCATCCAATAACAGCTAAAATGGAAATTAGATTCAATTTTATCgaatcctaaaaaaaatttgcagCAGCCTaagcaaatcaagaaaaacatAACTCCTCTTCCATCCATTCTCCTTCCACGATAAAAACCACATGCTTCAGAATCAAACAAGCCAGAAACGCATAGATCACATTCAATTTACAACTCACCCGTGAGATTCCGGCGCGAAATGACCTTGGAGTGACCGCAGAAAGACGGACTAGGAGGTCCGGGAAGTTGCTTCGCCTTCGACCACAATCTGAAGAGCTCAACAACCTTGCCGATCAGAACCACAGTGATGGCGATGAGAGAAAACCAGAGGAACGCATTGACTTCGCGAGTGACGAAATCCCCAAGAATCCGGGACTTCTCTTCGGAGATACAGTTCTGGGAAGATTCCGATCGGAGAAGAATTTCGAGATGAGTAGTGCCGTCGCATTTCGAGCTCATTTTCTCATCGGTGGAAAGGAAAGCGAACTAAATTGTAAGAACTTCAgcgctttttttttctttcactttctaAGCCGCCAACCCGCCGCCGCGATTATGGCGATAGTTTTGCCGACTTTACGAGAAGTGAATCTTCTGCGGCCAGGTGTATGTTAAGTGTTTAGTAATTGGTTTATATTGCACCACGTGGATGGAATATTGGAagttttattcattttttattttttaggataatttttttattaaattatagtcGAATCTACATGTTTAACTTATcgtataatttttgttatatattttttttatttacacgTACCTGCtgtttattaatatatttttgttgaattttcgATCTCAAAATAATTAGTAGATGCATTAACCAACGAACctatattaattatatgacTAATTATTAAACGTGATAGATTGTATATTTCAGCTCAAAGCCATGAAACAAATAGTCGGCAAATCAAAATTAGAATTGGCTCAATTTGTCGAATTAGAAGCCTTTACGTAAAAACGATACTTATTttcgataaaattttaa
This genomic window from Cucurbita pepo subsp. pepo cultivar mu-cu-16 chromosome LG01, ASM280686v2, whole genome shotgun sequence contains:
- the LOC111778984 gene encoding cytochrome P450 714C3-like, with amino-acid sequence MSSKCDGTTHLEILLRSESSQNCISEEKSRILGDFVTREVNAFLWFSLIAITVVLIGKVVELFRLWSKAKQLPGPPSPSFCGHSKVISRRNLTDVLYDSHKKYGPVVKLWLGPMQLLVSVKEPALLKEILVKAEDKLLLTGRAFRLAFGRSSLFTSSFEKVQNKRRWLAEKLDEILFQRANVFPAKAVDYSVGRVQDIMIEEGVDCNKVSQHLAFTLLGCTLFGDAFLGWSKATIYEELLMMVAKDASFWASYRVAPFWKQGFWRYQRLCMKLKCLTQDIVQQCRKHCKLSSHSQNQNLQNEIKSTGVEAEFVIPRCPATEMRNSCFFYGLHDQVNPNEEPIGNIMGVMFHGCLTTANLIASILGRLATNPEIQEKINSELNIVQQGSVKDHQKNVDNMPLLLATIYESARLLPAGPLLQRCSLKQDLVLKTGITIPTGTLVVVPLKLVQMDNSSWGSDADKFNPYRFLSVACNGADMSQRTSLAGENAGDEGESSFVLNDPTGNVAFLPFGFGARSCVGRKFIIQGVATLFASLLANYEIKLQSESKNDSKLSSNTSASQMLPNSKIVFARRNS